The segment AGCAGTAACTTTCATACTGATCAGGGATAAAAACTTTGTTGGCCCATTTCCATCCCCCCCCTGTCAACATAATATGTTCTCTTTGCCAAGGGAATGATGTTTCGAGCCAATTTGAAACTCAAAATACCCCATGCACCCTTTTACGCTATAAACCTATCTGTAAACAGTTGTCGCTCTGCATAATTTACGGTCCTTCACAGAGAGGCTGGGTCACGATATGCCAAGATTCGTTTCCTTTTGTGAAcctttcaacattttttagcAAATACCTatcctaaaattttgatccggtatcATGGGACATTGCAGGATGGGGGGAAGGGTGAATTAAAACGAGCACGGGCGGAAGTTATTTGCCATTCAATTCTTCAAAAAACACTACTAATTTTGATTTCTAGTCGAGGTCAAGCCACCTGGCTCTTTATTTAGGTACTGCTGAGAGTTGCCTCTCACTGGGAAAATTGTGGAATCACCAATTCCCCAGAGTTCCCCGAAAATAGTATCAGATTAGCCTTCAAAATTCTTCTGTAGGTTGGAGATGCTCTCCATCAGTAGGCTGGAGATGCAAGGGAGCACTCTTATTACAGGATGGATAAACTATGTGGCTGCAGTTTTAACAGCTGATTGccagaaaaaatagaatattaagTTTTCTGTAGGCTGGAGATGAAGGGGAGCACTCTATCGCAGGAGGGATAAGCTCTGTGGTTGCAGTGCCAACAGCTAATTGccagaaaaacttaaaatattaaatcagTAGCTTGGTAAATATAAACGAATTCTAACAtgacaaaaattacaaacagaAATAGTTATATACGAACTGAATTAACGATAAAAGTTGACATTATATGGGACATAATATATGAAAACTTTAATAAGTATGAGGCCAGAACTAGCAAAAGCCAAGGCCCAACCACAGCACCCCTCCCCCTACCAaatggtttatttttctatcttgCAAACTTGCCACAGCCAATCTTCTTGCTTTATTTTCTACATAATAAatatcgttaaaaaaaaaactgtagccaTAATACGCCAAATTCTTTATTTAACCTTGCGTCGACCTCTATTCATCCACTAATTACCTCTTGGTAGATCCCATcctacattttcaaaaataatacatGATTAGCAGacagtttcaaaaattaaaatacataatGTTTTAGCTGAGTGGATGTCTGAGAGGAACGCGTGTGCTACTAAACCGTTGTGCAAGTTTCTTCATATGAGGGTTAATCATTGGGAATTAATGTTTGGGGAAtagttttttaaggtttttattaaTTGAGTTTTATTGTGGTTGTTGTTCGTCGGTTATAAATGTCGAccttgttgtattttttttcttggttttactATTAtaagttgtattttgttttcaggctCAATTTGTAGTTGTATTCGTATGTTGCTATTGTTAGCAGGCTTTTGCAATAGCATCTTATTTTATAACAATTATCAAATTGTTAGGAATGTAACCTAATTTACATGCAGCATTAActagaaaaggaaaaagaacaaaaacaacaagttaaaaagaaaaatcgacGAATTCCAagtgaaaattattatttttaattggctGACCTGATAATTCCTAGTTTAGCATTGTTCAGTTGTCTCATATGATACTCGCACTATAAAACATTTGCCTGACCCAAAAGTCCATTGTTTCAAGGCATTCTTTTAGATTTTGATCATTTTAGCTTTTCCttatatctgaaaaaaagaattgaaaaaaagacatattgCAAAAGTTGATCCGACTTTAAGCAACTCCAGTACTTTTCACGGCACAAGTAACgaaattaagtaaataaagaGTAAGGTAGAAAAGCATAATTACAATTAGTGCAATAAAACCGTAAATAAAGCCAAGCCTCAAGGCAGCAACAAGGCTGCATGAAACAGTCAATGATACATTTATTTGACATAAGATTGATGACTGAAAGAAGCACTTGACAAGTGATAAAACCTTCAGTTTTAAGAATGGAATTTGTCTATTCTGAATTAACAGAAAAACTGTCAAATCGATTCAGATTATTCtactatgtaaaaaaaagaaataaaatctgTTCATGTCAGTTTTGTAGCTTAAATCCCTTTTCTCTTACTGCTTCTTAAAAAAGCTTTCTTCTTTACATCCATCTGATATGCTTTTGGCAATGGTTCTCTCCCAGTCAACTTAATGGTTGATGTTCATCATAGCCAATAGGAGCTACAGATGTCGGTTGTGACAAGATAACACCAGGTGGAATCTGAAATAGAATACAATCAATCAAATGCAATTAATCTTGAAAGAAACGTATATAGTCACACAGAACAATCAAATCAAAAGTGTTTCCAAACGAAACAAGAAACCTTGAAATgcaatctaattttttttaagtaagctTGCGCGTTAAAACACCTATAAAGGTGGACAATTCAGATTTCACACCAAGAACCAAGTACACAttaacaaaatacattaaaactgCAAATTGGTTTATGACAGTGTTTTCAGATTTATTGTTAACTAACAATTTTAGAGATGCCCTGGTTTGAGTGTTTGTGAATTTCTGCATTTGTgtgaaatttcatccaaaaatgaaaaatactagAACTGTGGAATTAATTTTACTTGCATTACCACGAGTTTGCCTATTCAATGTTTTGTGTCTTCCAAAAACAGTTACTGTATTCCACAACAAAGAAGTTGCCACTAAACGGATTATTGGATGCACAAAAATTTCTTGAATGCATTTTTCCCATACAAggtgaaaaaaatagaacataAATCTGGTTTTGAACCTCTTGCGTAAACCTTGGTGACGTACTCTTTACATCCTAgatatttaaagattaaaatattctATAAAACCGATATTCATAGTTTCTTCAAGCTAACGGACCGTGTTCATAATGTACACATTGCTTAGAAACAGGCTCTGACATTTAACATTCGTTAGCCCCACTAAAACCCAGtgaaagagagaaaataaaataaaagataaacctGTGGTCCAATCAAAGTTACGCACTCTCCAAGTAAATCCCCatcttctgaatttttttcGTTTAGCGAAGAGCTTTCTCCAAGTGATTGTATTGGtcgataattttttaaaaattccattcttgttttgattttcagtCTCGTTTCTTCAACTGACTCGAGTTCAGGAGCGTAGCACACGTGCAGTATTCCACCCATAAAATTCAAATCATCCAGCTTTCTCTTTGCCGTcctatcaagaaaaaaaaggctcAAACCGAAATATGTTCCTGAACACTGTTGTTAAGAGAACTGTTATCTTAACAATATTAACAGTtactatcaaaataaaatattgggcAAGGGAGCCTTATGGAAAAATTCAAACGCAtttttgtcaaatccatttggATTTCAATGTCACATAGGGACTCACAGATTTAATTAAACACATACATTTTAGATGATTATTTGGTTTACTAATTTAGTTAGGTGCGGCCATGTTACGGACAAGGGAAAATTACTCATGACGTCGAGACGGAGATATAGAATAATAGGTGAAAtattcccttttcaaaaatctcgTTGTTCATTTGAGTATTTTAGGATTTGATGAAACTTTCACATTAAGGGGATTTGATGGGGATGGCAACTCTTCTTTTATTTGAGGTAAGTTATTTTGTCTTGATCTTGATTTCGTCATCATAGTGCAACTCGATAGACGATTTCGatgtttctgaaagtttcattgagaAAACGTAATTATTATACATTTGAAAGGAACagatctaaaagaaaaaaacaccgtgGACAAATAACGCGTGTTTTTAcatattaaactaaattttttgcatCACGGTATTGTATACCGGCATAttttttgtccataaaatttgattagtttgaacaaaatttgactttcttttttttaatcaaaaaagaaTTCTATTCAAAATATACTCTGTTTCCAATAAAGCGTAAATATTACTCTAGCATTTAGAAGAGTTTAAGGGGGGAAGGgggaacagaaaaacaaaaattataagtgACAATATTTGATCGATTTTAGTGTGTCATCATTGTTCCTCATAATTGCTGTTCTTTTAAGTTCAGTATCTTTCCTAAACTAATTTATGTAATCAACAGTTCCTTGACTGTTGACtgcaatatttataatattgcaGTCGACAGACTATTTAAGACTATCGCTTATAATTAACACAATGTGTCTTATTGCCTCTATACTACAATATGGGTCTCACATCTGTAATTAACAAGCCAATTGGTGACATACTGTGTTTTAACAGGAATATTAGTCAATCATTGGTAACTTCAAGCCCTTAAACACAGGCGttagtgaaaaaaattaccatttgtaAAACAAGCAATTATTgcttgttttagttttgatttaagatttccttttttcaatattcaccGCATAATAAACAAACCTAGGATCAATCTATGATAGATATCgaaaatcattataaaaatgtaTACTACGTACTGCTTTGTGTTTTATGACACATATCTTGTAATTTGGAATCCGAGCTTCCCCTCAGTTTTCCAGTAACACTCATTCtatacaagcaaaaaaaaaaaaaaaaaaaaaaaaaaaaaaaaaaaaaaaaaaaacacttcactCATCACCGAGACACCaccattaagtttttttttaggttttcagACGTAATATTTTgatgttgcaaaaaaaaaaaaaaaaaaaaaaaaatcctgcaacAATGCCTTAAAATGTATGACTatcctttttcttattttttggcACTAGACACCAGAGCATTTACAATTTCGTTCCAAATTTTGGCTGTCAGCAGCATACGCAGCTGTAACCTTATTCAAGACtagttttttggctaaatttacctttctttaaaaattagacTAAACCATAGGAATAACTCACAGGTGGAATATTTTTTATGCAGCGAAGAgacgaaaaaaatacaaataatgaaATTACCTTGAATGCCATACATTCACATAGACCACCCTAAAACATTTAGTGAATTTTTCACTCGGGTAGTTTTTCAATTCATGGAGGTCAGTGACGTTTCCAAATCGACGACAAAGTCTTTTCATATCCTCACGAGAAACCACTATAGGACAGTTGATTATCAGCAAATTTGTGGATTCACTGGCTATTGTGTATACctggagaaaaagaaaagacctAGTAATTCCTCATCTTTCCCTGCTAGATTTCACCATAAAATTTTGACACATTCTAGTATATTAAGCCAGCACTGAAATGAGCTTTTAAACAAACTTctcaaaatgcattaaaaagaaaaatttacaagtctcttcttgttttaaatttgactaggtgattcattgtaatttttgtttgttttgggtttcatttatttatttataataatttgtaGTTGTCTGCAATATTATTGTCTATGCAAAATATTATTGGAATATAACGCTTGAagtattatttgactttattgcAACATTGTAACATTTAAAAGCTAAAGTTACAAGCCAATCTGCACATGTATATAGCGCCTCACCCCTCAAAATGAACATGACCTGCGAGATTTAACTACAAGTCATTGTCCGAGAAGGAGAGAAACCACCAAGCAATGAAACTCTGAAGTCTCCTAGCCCCTGGGCTGTAAAGGTCAACAGTCAAAATTTCCGGATTAACTTTTTTAGGGCTGCTGCAGTAACCTACCTAGCAAACCAAAACTGAATGCGGACAAGTTAGTGCAGGAGGTAGGTAGGTCTCAGAAGTAATAGACGCCTCTTAAAATCCATCCACTCTGTCCCGTTGGCAAAATTTACTGGCCCTATACCTTTTAAGTCAATATGAGTGCTAGCGTATAAAGGTTGTCAATCACTATTGTCGTGTTCAGTTCGCCCGAGGTGCTTTTCCACGGATTTCGAGCTGATAGATGAAAAACAACCTGCCTCACTTTCtgacataaaaaaactagtggCAGCACCGGGTTGATGGCAACACTTGTCCACTTTGTGCCTACaaccaaaaagataaaaaaatactgttatgaatcaacttaaaaaaggctttacttttctgcaaaaaaattgGCGTGGGTTATTGGAGGGTCGCAGAGAGAAGATTAAGAGCTCATTCGAAAGCTAAATGTTACATACAGGTGATTTTTGCAAATTTATCTTGATAGCAACTGAACAAAACACCAAATAGTAGTTTTTGGCACAATCTCTGACGTAGGaaggctatt is part of the Artemia franciscana chromosome 1, ASM3288406v1, whole genome shotgun sequence genome and harbors:
- the LOC136028621 gene encoding RNA-binding protein 48-like — encoded protein: MDVPAYPHHVRKKLCMTRLPYRQGKKFTAVKVYTIASESTNLLIINCPIVVSREDMKRLCRRFGNVTDLHELKNYPSEKFTKCFRVVYVNVWHSRTAKRKLDDLNFMGGILHVCYAPELESVEETRLKIKTRMEFLKNYRPIQSLGESSSLNEKNSEDGDLLGECVTLIGPQIPPGVILSQPTSVAPIGYDEHQPLS